A genomic window from Streptomyces sp. NBC_01429 includes:
- a CDS encoding tetratricopeptide repeat protein has product MDEHLMDELLVDEAIARVSALVDAGCEAFLRGEFPSAQGLFDQAVTAADHIEAPPHHPDVLAVRAQALINRATTADRMGDHPAAVASFRAALALCEPLPEPAGPVLRASALVNLSQALLHTGDFDGGRGALEEARALLIAPDGGAPPPGSDTADLLIGCLVALTELTVQRERWSRAYELATESLDVVLRHRPELAGRPLMNLSAIALATGRLALAEDFAHQALTAFQESGTPAGTAEAQQALAQLYLRSGRTDEARSLLDAAQAFFERAGMSHQCGIGLDLLGLLAALEADHARAAELYVRGLDRFEKSGAPVAAAEVRVRLAAALHAAGLHGESEGQLALAQAAFAASGLGLRRAQTDYFHAALLENRLLSAPAPGPDSAAALLGRAVALAVPAALAIDAVRFTLANGSQRERWHQEIAAPAMRLAFRLAARAGAGALVSQLIESQCAGTPLVGGPAGGDGPAEDGAALEPPRFLEPLTFPNRAPDPAPAPAPNSAPDAPSTDTFRLGAALADVAADAGLLVAPPPRLVLDRTGAVALEPYIAEAETRYGGRIRDARKVRTW; this is encoded by the coding sequence ATGGACGAGCATCTGATGGACGAGCTTCTGGTGGACGAGGCGATCGCGCGGGTCTCCGCCCTCGTGGACGCGGGCTGCGAAGCTTTTCTCCGAGGTGAATTCCCGTCCGCACAAGGGCTGTTCGACCAGGCGGTGACAGCGGCGGACCATATCGAAGCGCCGCCGCATCACCCCGACGTACTCGCCGTACGAGCCCAGGCCCTGATCAACCGGGCGACCACCGCCGACCGGATGGGCGACCACCCGGCGGCGGTCGCGTCGTTCCGCGCGGCGCTCGCCCTGTGCGAGCCGCTGCCCGAACCGGCCGGCCCGGTCCTGCGCGCCTCCGCCCTGGTCAATCTCTCCCAAGCCCTGCTCCACACAGGCGACTTCGACGGCGGCCGGGGCGCCCTGGAGGAGGCCCGCGCGCTGCTCATCGCGCCGGACGGCGGAGCCCCGCCGCCGGGTTCCGACACCGCCGATCTGCTGATCGGCTGCCTCGTCGCCCTCACCGAGCTGACGGTCCAGCGCGAAAGATGGTCACGGGCATATGAGTTGGCGACCGAGTCGCTCGATGTCGTGCTTCGGCACCGTCCGGAGCTGGCCGGGCGCCCGCTGATGAATCTGTCCGCCATCGCGCTGGCCACCGGACGGCTCGCGCTGGCGGAGGACTTCGCCCACCAGGCGCTCACCGCCTTCCAGGAATCCGGCACGCCCGCCGGAACCGCCGAGGCCCAACAGGCCCTGGCCCAGCTGTATCTGCGCTCCGGCCGGACGGACGAGGCGCGCTCCCTGCTCGACGCCGCCCAAGCCTTCTTCGAGCGGGCGGGCATGAGTCACCAGTGCGGCATCGGTCTGGATCTGCTCGGACTGCTGGCCGCGCTGGAAGCCGACCACGCGCGCGCCGCCGAGCTGTACGTACGGGGGCTGGACCGGTTCGAGAAGTCCGGCGCCCCGGTCGCGGCGGCGGAGGTACGGGTACGGCTGGCCGCCGCGCTGCACGCGGCCGGGCTGCACGGGGAGAGCGAAGGCCAACTGGCGCTCGCACAAGCCGCGTTCGCCGCGAGCGGGCTCGGGCTGCGGCGGGCCCAGACCGACTACTTCCACGCCGCGCTGCTGGAGAACCGGCTGCTGAGCGCGCCCGCCCCCGGCCCTGACTCCGCCGCCGCCCTGCTGGGGAGGGCCGTCGCGCTGGCCGTACCCGCCGCGCTCGCGATCGACGCCGTACGGTTCACGCTCGCCAACGGCTCCCAGCGCGAGCGGTGGCACCAGGAGATCGCGGCGCCCGCGATGCGGCTGGCGTTCCGGCTCGCCGCGCGGGCGGGGGCGGGCGCGCTCGTCAGTCAGCTGATCGAGTCGCAGTGCGCGGGCACCCCCCTCGTGGGCGGCCCGGCGGGAGGAGACGGCCCGGCGGAAGACGGCGCGGCGCTCGAACCGCCGCGCTTCCTGGAGCCGTTGACTTTCCCGAACCGCGCCCCGGACCCCGCACCGGCCCCCGCACCGAACTCCGCACCGGACGCCCCCTCCACCGACACCTTCCGGCTCGGCGCGGCCCTCGCCGATGTCGCGGCCGACGCGGGTCTGCTGGTCGCCCCGCCGCCCCGGCTGGTCCTGGACCGGACGGGCGCGGTGGCGCTGGAGCCGTACATCGCCGAGGCCGAGACCAGGTACGGCGGCCGGATACGCGACGCACGGAAGGTGCGGACCTGGTGA
- a CDS encoding CHAT domain-containing protein, translated as MSDVPTALVRMADAGDLYISWRWTHDLAATGVGRVPRDQLDRALAALGAALPGPSPALGQALTTGALASYESELALAELLSRTLLPYGLAKQLYELYQRGVRPHLRIQPSPRTAQVPWELLAPDPGVRLVEIADLSLLAQASIAHAPGRPSRPWAATRRLPVVGVLDPRVPGFRADSALGSVLGRIGPEAPVARLVSAYTAENRWRPAVADPVDAFRRTDLDREWLGTALREGASRLLYVGHVTAAAPTSGLSENAQLHLSCTAATTGFAPPLRSHRPLSAKDLLLGTYGLDAAHGEVRARSGAECWPIPSRVALIACESGGDLRFVEALGLATAMIHGGAETVTAGRWTLPTDLAFHHLAGAAPTSRPLQEAIRAIDATHEADDAVAAHGAWQRDRLAAWRELRTVDHSPVLWGAFALISTVGAA; from the coding sequence GTGAGCGACGTTCCCACGGCCCTGGTCAGAATGGCCGACGCCGGAGACCTCTACATCTCCTGGCGCTGGACCCACGACCTCGCGGCGACGGGCGTCGGACGCGTCCCGCGCGACCAACTCGACCGCGCGCTGGCTGCGTTGGGCGCCGCGCTCCCCGGCCCCTCGCCCGCGCTCGGCCAGGCGCTGACCACCGGGGCCCTCGCCTCCTACGAGAGCGAACTCGCCCTCGCCGAGCTGCTGTCGCGCACCCTCCTCCCGTACGGCCTCGCCAAGCAGCTGTACGAGCTGTACCAGCGCGGCGTCCGTCCCCATCTGCGCATCCAGCCGTCGCCCCGTACCGCGCAGGTCCCGTGGGAACTGCTGGCGCCCGACCCCGGCGTGCGGCTGGTGGAGATCGCGGACCTCAGCCTGCTGGCGCAGGCGAGCATCGCCCACGCCCCCGGCAGGCCGTCGCGCCCGTGGGCCGCGACCAGGCGGCTGCCGGTGGTCGGCGTCCTCGATCCGCGCGTGCCGGGATTCCGGGCGGACTCCGCCCTCGGCTCGGTGCTGGGACGGATCGGGCCCGAGGCGCCGGTCGCGCGGCTGGTCTCGGCGTACACGGCCGAGAACCGCTGGCGGCCCGCCGTAGCCGATCCGGTCGACGCGTTCCGCCGCACCGACCTCGACCGCGAATGGCTCGGCACGGCACTGCGGGAGGGCGCGAGCCGGCTGCTGTACGTGGGCCATGTGACGGCCGCCGCGCCCACCTCGGGGCTCAGCGAGAACGCCCAACTGCACTTGTCCTGCACGGCCGCAACGACCGGCTTCGCGCCGCCGCTGCGCTCCCACCGTCCGCTGTCCGCGAAGGACCTGCTGCTCGGAACGTACGGACTCGACGCCGCCCACGGCGAGGTGCGCGCCCGATCGGGCGCGGAGTGCTGGCCCATCCCCAGCCGGGTGGCCCTCATCGCCTGCGAGAGCGGCGGTGACCTGCGGTTCGTCGAGGCGCTCGGGCTGGCCACCGCGATGATCCACGGCGGCGCGGAGACCGTCACAGCGGGCCGCTGGACCCTCCCCACGGACCTCGCCTTCCACCACCTCGCGGGCGCCGCCCCGACCTCCCGGCCGCTCCAGGAGGCGATCCGCGCCATCGACGCGACACACGAGGCGGACGACGCGGTAGCGGCCCACGGCGCCTGGCAGCGGGACCGGCTGGCCGCATGGCGGGAGCTGCGTACGGTCGACCACTCACCGGTGCTGTGGGGCGCGTTCGCACTGATCAGCACGGTGGGAGCGGCGTGA
- a CDS encoding helix-turn-helix domain-containing protein — MNHSEWRTRRHRQLVGEHLDADLEYDRVYDETSLAMTLGKAVYDRRKQLGLSEADLAERLHTTTDEIEGIETATELPPIAVIMRLARALDLTVDMHLAPGDEPTVTIVTPAA; from the coding sequence ATGAACCACAGCGAATGGAGGACCCGCCGCCACCGCCAGCTGGTCGGTGAACACCTCGACGCCGACCTCGAGTATGACCGCGTTTACGACGAAACCAGCCTGGCCATGACGCTGGGCAAAGCCGTCTACGACCGGCGCAAGCAACTCGGGCTGAGCGAGGCCGACCTGGCCGAGCGCCTGCACACCACCACCGACGAGATCGAAGGCATCGAGACCGCCACCGAACTGCCGCCCATCGCTGTCATCATGCGCCTGGCCCGAGCCTTGGACCTCACCGTCGACATGCACCTCGCCCCTGGGGATGAGCCCACCGTCACAATCGTCACCCCGGCCGCCTGA
- a CDS encoding type II toxin-antitoxin system RelE/ParE family toxin, which translates to MDSGRYSIEIEPEVRLWLENIPAHHYKQAERVADLLAEQPTTLDEPHSRHLGGKLRELRFRLGDAHQRITYWLAPDRRVVLLTVFRKTKMREQAEVDRAHAAQRLCEAEHQAAAEHDLYSRDLKENR; encoded by the coding sequence ATGGACAGCGGGCGGTACTCGATCGAGATCGAGCCGGAGGTGCGACTGTGGCTGGAGAACATTCCCGCCCATCACTACAAGCAGGCCGAACGCGTCGCCGACCTGCTCGCCGAGCAGCCCACCACGCTCGACGAACCGCACTCCCGTCACCTGGGCGGCAAGCTCCGCGAGCTGCGCTTCCGCCTCGGCGATGCTCACCAGCGCATTACCTACTGGCTCGCACCCGACCGTCGCGTCGTGCTGCTCACCGTGTTCCGCAAGACCAAGATGCGCGAGCAGGCCGAAGTGGACCGCGCGCACGCCGCTCAACGGCTGTGCGAAGCCGAGCACCAGGCAGCCGCCGAACACGACCTCTACAGCCGCGACCTCAAGGAGAACCGATGA
- a CDS encoding tyrosine-type recombinase/integrase, translated as MTTPRDTPASRRVRANGDGTVYQRKDSRWEAAGYVLAPGNTRKRIRVYGTTRKEALAKLTEKIAASNRGLPAPSAQGGLATYLTYWLDAVAVHQLRENTHTRYAAVARLYLIPGLGRKKLAKLTAKDVRTWLNQLRTACQCCTRGLDTTRDQPRCCAAGQCCARRLSPLTLAYVHSVLKSALEHAVREEEIPRNVARNVRTGTPRPRRFEPLTAEEARQFLAAARGHRLHALFELALHTGLRKGELLGLRWEDLDLAGGTASIRRTLQRTNSGGLTALPTKTQSSERRIALPTECLRSLDQHRERQRQEREAAGTRWKASGYVFTRPDGSPIEGATLTRHFNTLLRRAQLRRIRFHDLRHSAATLLLEQGVELVVIKELLGHAHIGVTATVYAHVRLRLQRDAIDLLGHALRNPAELTSGPDDSDEPPLVGAAVR; from the coding sequence ATGACCACGCCCCGCGACACCCCTGCCTCCCGCCGCGTCCGCGCCAACGGCGACGGCACCGTCTACCAGCGCAAGGACAGCCGCTGGGAGGCTGCCGGATACGTCCTCGCCCCCGGCAACACCCGCAAGCGCATCCGCGTCTACGGCACCACCCGCAAGGAAGCCCTCGCCAAACTCACCGAGAAGATCGCCGCCAGCAACCGCGGCCTCCCCGCCCCCTCCGCGCAGGGCGGCCTGGCCACATACCTGACGTACTGGCTCGACGCTGTCGCGGTCCACCAACTCCGCGAAAACACGCACACCCGCTACGCCGCCGTCGCCCGGCTCTACCTCATCCCCGGCCTCGGACGGAAGAAGCTCGCAAAGCTCACCGCCAAGGACGTCCGCACCTGGCTCAACCAGCTCCGCACCGCCTGCCAGTGCTGCACCCGCGGCCTCGACACCACCCGCGACCAGCCGCGTTGCTGCGCCGCTGGGCAGTGCTGCGCCAGACGGCTCTCGCCGCTGACGCTGGCCTACGTGCACTCCGTGCTCAAGTCGGCCCTGGAGCACGCGGTACGTGAGGAGGAGATCCCGCGCAACGTCGCCCGCAACGTCCGCACCGGCACGCCTCGGCCCCGCCGCTTCGAACCCCTCACTGCTGAAGAAGCCCGCCAGTTCCTTGCCGCCGCGCGGGGACACCGGCTGCACGCCCTGTTCGAACTCGCTCTCCACACCGGCCTCCGCAAGGGCGAACTCCTCGGCCTGCGCTGGGAAGACCTCGACCTGGCCGGCGGAACCGCCAGCATCCGACGCACCCTCCAGCGCACCAACTCCGGCGGCCTGACCGCCCTCCCGACCAAGACCCAGAGCTCGGAGCGGCGGATCGCACTGCCGACCGAGTGCCTGCGCTCCCTCGACCAGCACCGCGAACGGCAGCGTCAGGAACGCGAAGCCGCGGGAACCCGCTGGAAAGCGAGCGGCTACGTCTTCACCCGGCCCGACGGCTCCCCGATCGAGGGCGCCACCCTCACCAGGCACTTCAACACCCTGCTCCGCCGCGCCCAGTTGCGCCGCATCCGTTTCCACGATCTCCGGCACTCGGCGGCGACCCTCCTCCTGGAGCAGGGCGTCGAACTCGTGGTGATCAAGGAACTGTTGGGCCATGCCCACATCGGCGTGACCGCGACGGTGTACGCCCACGTCCGGCTCCGCCTCCAACGCGACGCCATCGACCTCCTCGGCCACGCCCTCCGCAACCCCGCGGAGCTCACCAGCGGGCCCGACGACAGCGATGAACCACCCCTCGTCGGAGCCGCCGTCCGCTGA
- a CDS encoding Imm10 family immunity protein translates to MVVLEIREVGVEDESPLLMVGLAESAEDEGRDFVFQCDLRRNEYRSDSNWPEGDSYCVTNQAGMTNYGAVREIELRGDVLRVFFTASAVQDLHLEDSEFEFRIDSDGFDREEFRRCLRSILTCGRPEYHPTLVGL, encoded by the coding sequence GTGGTCGTGCTGGAGATCCGTGAAGTTGGCGTGGAGGATGAATCTCCGCTGCTGATGGTGGGGCTAGCCGAGTCCGCAGAAGACGAAGGACGAGACTTCGTCTTCCAGTGCGATCTTCGCAGGAATGAATATCGCTCGGATAGTAACTGGCCTGAGGGTGATTCTTACTGCGTCACCAATCAAGCTGGAATGACGAATTATGGCGCCGTTCGTGAAATTGAACTTCGAGGCGACGTGTTGCGTGTATTTTTCACGGCGAGTGCTGTCCAGGATCTACATCTTGAAGATTCCGAGTTTGAATTTCGGATTGATTCAGATGGGTTCGATCGAGAAGAGTTCCGGCGTTGTTTGCGTAGCATTCTGACGTGTGGCCGACCTGAATATCATCCGACCCTGGTTGGGTTGTAG
- a CDS encoding galactose oxidase early set domain-containing protein, whose product MRRTRTGRRTSSRFALRTLRRTSLRNSRRTSRRTSRRTSRRTALLAVAALTGGLLLGAQHPAAAGPNLIKNPGFETAGTGADGMPYCWERSGWGDNDFTFSTVPDAHTGTKALRVELTRRVYGDRKALITESAACAPTVAEGLQYDLSLWYKSTTPDAAITLFRHDTTTGWQYWTDLRTLDLSAGYQQTSVRTPAVPPGTDRISWGVSVYGTGSVTTDDYAMEKAAAPPVAPECTGTVEECADGKWEVLPTRNPVRSMHSVVLNNGKVLLIAGSGNDTDMFEAGTFTSAVYDPQDGSYRTIPTPDDMFCSGHVQLSDGRVLVMSGNKGYPSADGTVGYQGYKDSYVFDPDTETYSRTNDMNDGHWYPSATVMGNGDVMSFGGLREDSSGSVTAERWSAAQDKWLPMTQVNQTWSYWGLYPSMILMQDGRLFYSGSHVFGNGTPGTGSSVYDYDANTVTDVPGLQNKDERDQSASVLLPPAQDQRVLTIGGGNIDSNPEANRLTDLIDLKQPNPAYTQGPLLPQGTVDLGAGPRPQTGNQGKMYGSAVLLPDGKVLETGGALHNRANPVYETSLFDPVLNTFTPVAVDPEARGYHSSAFLLPDGRVMTTGDNPGNGSWNHNVSLYTPPYLLKGERPRITSLAGDQWLYGDTRRITVDRPIAKAELIRPAAVTHSSDPNQRFVDLPLSVDPDDDHTIDLNVTANPNLAPPGWYMLFAVDANGVPSVAEWIHLGGPPALADRAMTSAHVHDFAGDLEKPAKKPARKRTSAPVTAQVAGCDRHYGTAGVCVPTAFPDTVRGDTPTATTKARCTWLAAHDYGRLKVNGKDDPLRLDPDGDGVACGKGDAPGAPHH is encoded by the coding sequence ATGAGACGCACCCGCACCGGACGGCGCACCTCATCTCGTTTCGCACTTCGCACCCTCCGCCGTACTTCACTCCGTAATTCCCGCCGCACCTCCCGCCGCACCTCCCGCCGCACCTCCCGTCGTACCGCCCTGCTCGCCGTCGCCGCGCTCACCGGCGGGCTGCTGCTCGGCGCGCAGCACCCGGCCGCCGCCGGTCCGAACCTGATCAAGAACCCGGGCTTCGAGACCGCGGGCACGGGCGCCGACGGGATGCCGTACTGCTGGGAGCGGTCGGGCTGGGGCGACAACGACTTCACCTTCAGCACCGTCCCCGACGCCCACACCGGCACGAAGGCGCTCAGGGTCGAGCTGACCCGCCGCGTCTACGGCGACCGCAAGGCGCTGATCACGGAGTCCGCCGCGTGCGCGCCGACGGTCGCTGAGGGGCTCCAGTACGACCTGTCCCTCTGGTACAAGTCCACCACCCCCGACGCCGCGATCACCCTGTTCCGCCACGACACCACGACCGGCTGGCAATACTGGACGGACCTCAGAACCCTTGACCTGAGCGCCGGTTACCAGCAGACGTCGGTCCGTACCCCCGCCGTGCCGCCGGGCACCGACCGGATCAGCTGGGGCGTCTCGGTGTACGGGACGGGCAGTGTGACCACCGACGACTACGCGATGGAGAAGGCCGCAGCGCCGCCCGTCGCACCGGAGTGCACCGGCACGGTGGAGGAGTGCGCCGACGGGAAGTGGGAGGTGCTGCCGACGCGGAACCCCGTGCGGTCGATGCACTCGGTGGTGCTCAACAACGGCAAGGTGCTGCTCATCGCCGGGTCGGGCAACGACACCGACATGTTCGAGGCCGGTACGTTCACCTCCGCCGTGTACGACCCGCAGGACGGCTCGTACCGGACGATCCCCACCCCCGACGACATGTTCTGCTCGGGCCACGTCCAACTGTCCGACGGCCGGGTGCTGGTGATGAGCGGCAACAAGGGCTACCCGTCGGCGGACGGCACGGTCGGCTACCAGGGATACAAGGACAGCTACGTCTTCGACCCGGACACCGAGACGTACAGCAGGACCAACGACATGAACGACGGCCACTGGTACCCGTCGGCGACGGTCATGGGCAACGGCGACGTGATGTCCTTCGGCGGGCTGCGCGAGGACTCCAGCGGCTCGGTGACCGCCGAGCGCTGGTCGGCGGCGCAGGACAAGTGGCTGCCGATGACGCAGGTCAACCAGACCTGGTCGTACTGGGGGCTGTACCCGTCGATGATCCTCATGCAGGACGGCCGGCTGTTCTACTCCGGCAGCCATGTCTTCGGCAACGGCACCCCGGGCACGGGCTCCTCGGTCTACGACTACGACGCCAACACCGTGACGGACGTACCGGGGCTCCAGAACAAGGACGAACGCGACCAGTCGGCGAGCGTGCTGCTGCCGCCCGCGCAGGACCAGCGGGTGCTGACCATCGGCGGCGGCAACATCGACTCGAACCCGGAGGCGAACCGCCTCACGGACCTGATCGACCTCAAGCAGCCCAACCCCGCCTACACGCAGGGCCCGTTGCTGCCCCAGGGCACGGTGGACCTGGGCGCGGGACCGCGGCCGCAGACCGGGAACCAGGGCAAGATGTACGGCTCGGCGGTACTGCTGCCGGACGGCAAAGTGCTGGAGACGGGCGGCGCGCTGCACAACCGGGCCAACCCGGTCTACGAGACGTCCCTCTTCGACCCGGTGCTGAACACCTTCACCCCGGTGGCCGTGGACCCCGAGGCGCGCGGCTACCACTCCTCGGCGTTCCTGCTGCCGGACGGCCGCGTGATGACGACCGGCGACAACCCGGGCAACGGCTCCTGGAACCACAACGTCTCGCTGTACACACCGCCGTACCTCCTCAAGGGCGAACGGCCGAGGATCACCTCGCTCGCGGGGGACCAGTGGCTGTACGGCGACACCCGGCGCATCACCGTCGACCGCCCCATCGCGAAGGCCGAACTGATCCGCCCGGCCGCCGTCACCCACTCCTCCGACCCCAACCAGCGGTTCGTGGACCTGCCCCTCTCGGTGGACCCCGACGACGACCACACCATCGACCTCAACGTCACCGCCAACCCCAACCTGGCGCCGCCCGGCTGGTACATGCTCTTCGCGGTCGACGCCAACGGCGTTCCCTCGGTGGCGGAATGGATCCACCTGGGCGGGCCGCCCGCGCTCGCCGACAGGGCGATGACCTCGGCCCACGTCCACGACTTCGCGGGCGACCTGGAAAAGCCCGCCAAGAAGCCTGCCAGGAAACGGACTTCGGCCCCGGTGACCGCCCAGGTCGCGGGCTGCGACCGCCACTACGGCACGGCCGGGGTCTGCGTACCGACGGCCTTCCCGGACACAGTACGAGGCGACACCCCGACAGCCACCACCAAGGCCCGCTGCACCTGGCTCGCCGCCCACGACTACGGACGCCTGAAGGTCAACGGCAAGGACGACCCACTGCGCCTGGACCCGGACGGGGACGGGGTGGCGTGCGGGAAGGGGGACGCGCCGGGGGCGCCGCACCACTGA
- a CDS encoding glycosyltransferase family 2 protein: MSILPPIGTGGHGTHGERGEPGPETGRDLEAAAVAEPGAVTVIIPTYNESGNIRELLRQLTDAVPARLPCEVLFVDDSTDDTPAVIASAAQDCPFPVDVLHRDEPRGGLGGAVVEGLKAAGSDWIVVMDADLQHPPALVPDLVAAGERASADLVVASRYIDGGSRAGLAGGYRIAVSRSATWLTKSLFPRRLRGISDPMSGFFAIRRSAVATATGAGAGADAGKGTEALRPLGYKILLELAVRCRPERPAEVPFVFRDRFAGESKSTAKEGLRFLRHLVELRTAAPAARMAVFGLIGLTGFVPNLLALYGLTAAGMHYLPAEVLANQSGVLWNFLLIETLLFRNRRTHRHWADRVGRFALLANADLLLRIPLIALFVSRLGMGVLPATVCGLLATFVLRFVGTEALVYLPKRQRAGRGTVVREGKPGAGADRVESVREASR; this comes from the coding sequence ATGAGCATTCTTCCCCCCATCGGGACCGGCGGGCACGGCACGCACGGCGAGCGCGGCGAACCGGGGCCGGAGACCGGACGGGACCTGGAAGCGGCGGCCGTCGCCGAGCCCGGAGCCGTCACCGTCATCATCCCGACCTACAACGAGTCGGGAAACATAAGGGAGTTGCTCCGGCAGCTGACCGACGCCGTACCGGCCAGGCTGCCCTGCGAGGTCCTCTTCGTGGACGACTCGACGGACGACACCCCGGCCGTCATCGCCTCCGCCGCGCAGGACTGCCCGTTCCCCGTCGACGTGCTGCACCGGGACGAGCCGCGGGGCGGCCTCGGCGGCGCCGTCGTCGAGGGACTCAAGGCCGCCGGGTCCGACTGGATCGTCGTCATGGACGCCGACCTCCAGCACCCGCCCGCGCTCGTGCCCGACCTCGTCGCGGCGGGTGAGCGCGCCTCCGCCGATCTCGTCGTCGCCAGCCGCTACATCGACGGCGGCAGCCGGGCCGGTCTGGCGGGCGGCTACCGGATCGCCGTCTCGCGCTCAGCGACCTGGCTGACCAAATCCCTCTTCCCGCGCCGGCTGCGCGGGATCAGCGACCCGATGAGCGGCTTCTTCGCGATCCGGCGGTCCGCCGTTGCCACCGCGACGGGGGCAGGGGCGGGGGCAGATGCAGGGAAGGGCACCGAGGCCCTGCGTCCGCTCGGCTACAAGATCCTGCTGGAGCTGGCGGTACGCTGCCGGCCCGAGCGCCCGGCCGAGGTCCCGTTCGTCTTCCGCGACCGGTTCGCGGGCGAGTCGAAGTCCACGGCGAAGGAGGGACTGCGCTTCCTGCGCCACCTGGTGGAGCTGCGCACCGCCGCGCCCGCCGCCCGGATGGCCGTCTTCGGACTGATCGGGCTGACCGGCTTCGTACCGAACCTGCTCGCGCTGTACGGGCTGACGGCGGCCGGGATGCACTACCTGCCGGCCGAGGTGCTGGCCAACCAGTCCGGGGTGCTCTGGAACTTCCTGCTGATCGAGACGCTCCTCTTCCGCAACCGCCGGACCCACCGGCACTGGGCGGACCGGGTGGGCCGGTTCGCGCTGCTCGCCAACGCCGATCTGCTGCTGCGGATTCCGCTGATCGCGCTGTTCGTGTCGCGGCTCGGGATGGGAGTGCTGCCCGCGACGGTGTGCGGGCTGCTGGCGACGTTCGTGCTGCGGTTCGTGGGGACGGAGGCGCTGGTGTATCTGCCGAAGCGGCAGCGTGCGGGGCGCGGAACGGTGGTGCGCGAGGGGAAGCCCGGGGCGGGCGCCGACCGGGTGGAGAGCGTGCGCGAGGCGAGCCGATGA